The Nycticebus coucang isolate mNycCou1 chromosome 5, mNycCou1.pri, whole genome shotgun sequence genome window below encodes:
- the FOXO3 gene encoding forkhead box protein O3 isoform X2 — protein sequence MRVQNEGTGKSSWWIINPDGGKSGKAPRRRAVSMDNSNKYTKSRGRAAKKKAALQTAPESADDSPSQLSKWPGSPTSRSSDELDAWTDFRSRTNSNASTVSGRLSPILASTELDDVQDDDAPLSPMLYSNSASLSPSVSKPCTVELPRLTDMAGTMNLNDGLADNLMDDLLDNIPLPSSQPSPTGGLMQRSSSFPYTTKGSGLGSPTSSFNSTVFGPSSLNSLRQSPMQTIQENKPATFSSMSHYGNQTLQDLLTSDSLSHSDVMMTQSDPLMSQASTAVSAQNSRRNVMLRSDPMMSFAAQPNQGSLVNQNLLHHQHQTQGALGGSRALSNSVSNMGLSDSSSLGSAKHQQQSPVNQSMQTLSDSLSGSSLYSTSANLPVMGHEKFPSDLDLDMFNGSLECDMESIIRSELMDADGLDFNFDSLISTQNVVGLNVGSFTGAKQASSQSWVPG from the coding sequence ATGCGGGTCCAGAATGAGGGAACCGGCAAGAGTTCTTGGTGGATAATCAACCCTGATGGGGGGAAGAGTGGGAAGGCCCCCCGGCGGCGGGCCGTCTCCATGGACAACAGCAACAAGTATACCAAGAGCCGTGGCCGTGCCGCCAAGAAGAAGGCAGCCCTGCAGACAGCCCCGGAGTCAGCCGATGACAGTCCCTCCCAGCTCTCTAAGTGGCCTGGCAGCCCCACGTCACGTAGCAGTGATGAGCTGGATGCGTGGACGGACTTCCGCTCCCGCACCAATTCCAACGCCAGCACAGTGAGTGGCCGTCTGTCGCCCATTCTGGCAAGCACAGAGTTGGATGACGTCCAGGATGATGATGCGCCTCTCTCCCCCATGCTCTACAGCAACTCAGCAAGCCTGTCCCCCTCTGTCAGCAAGCCGTGCACCGTGGAGCTGCCGCGGCTGACCGACATGGCGGGTACCATGAACCTGAACGACGGGCTGGCTGACAACCTCATGGATGACCTGCTGGATAACATCCCACTCCCGTCGTCCCAGCCGTCACCCACCGGGGGGCTCATGCAGCGGAGCTCTAGCTTCCCGTACACCACCAAGGGCTCAGGCCTGGGCTCTCCGACCAGCTCCTTTAACAGCACGGTGTTCGGACCTTCGTCCCTGAACTCCCTGCGCCAGTCTCCCATGCAGACCATCCAAGAGAACAAGCCAGCTACCTTCTCTTCCATGTCCCACTATGGGAACCAGACACTCCAGGACCTGCTCACCTCGGACTCACTCAGCCACAGTGATGTCATGATGACCCAGTCGGACCCCTTGATGTCTCAGGCCAGCACGGCAGTATCTGCCCAGAATTCCCGCCGGAACGTGATGCTTCGCAGTGACCCAATGATGTCCTTCGCCGCCCAGCCCAACCAGGGGAGTTTGGTCAATCAGAACTTGCTCCACCACCAGCACCAAACCCAGGGCGCTCTCGGTGGCAGCCGTGCCTTGTCGAATTCTGTCAGCAACATGGGCTTGAGTGACTCCAGCAGCCTTGGGTCAGCCAAACACCAGCAGCAGTCTCCTGTCAACCAGTCTATGCAAACCCTCTCAGACTCTCTCTCAGGCTCCTCCTTGTACTCAACTAGTGCAAACCTTCCCGTCATGGGCCATGAGAAGTTCCCCAGCGACTTGGACCTGGACATGTTCAATGGGAGCTTAGAATGTGACATGGAGTCTATTATCCGTAGTGAACTCATGGATGCTGATGGGTTGGATTTTAACTTTGATTCCCTCATCTCCACACAGAACGTTGTTGGTTTGAACGTGGGGAGCTTCACTGGTGCTAAGCAGGCCTCATCTCAGAGCTGGGTGCCAGGCTGA